The Mucilaginibacter rubeus genomic interval AAAACAAAAATAGGCTTTGACATACGCACAGCTTTATTATCAACCGGGGCGTTGTTAATTACCTGTGCAGGCTGCTTGTTTTCGTTTTCCTGGTAATATAAAACAAGACCTTGCAGGCGTTCGTTTTCTTTCAATAAAACCTCGGTATTCCATGATTCATCCGGATGAGTTGGGCTGATAGCGCCGATGCTACCCTGCATTAAAGCTTCCTGAAGCTCGATGCCATTGGCATACCGGTTACTAACATCCTTTTGCAAACATTTTGCAACTACCTTTAATAACCAGGCCGGAACCTGCATTTGCATTTCCTTTTGTTCTTCCGACCAGCTTTCGGGCAAGTTTTTACGACGCAATTCCATCACGTCCGGAACTTCTGCCTCCATGTGGGCCAGCATTACTGCTGTACGAGCGGTTTCTCCATTATCTTTTAACGGGAAAGGCACCTGGCCACCTATCAGTTCATACAGGATAATACCATAGCTATATACATCCGTTTGGAAATACATCAAGCCCTCGTTTTGTTCGGGGGCCATAAATTCAATAGCCCCGGCATGACGGATGCTGGTGCGGCGCTGATCATCAGACATAGCTGAAAGGCCAAAATCAAGCAGCACATAATTGCCGGTGTGTACGTTGAACTTAACGTTATTGCTTTTGATATCGCCGTGCTTTACCGAAACCTTGTGGCAGTGCGATAAAGCATTTGCCAGCTGATCGGCCAGTTTAATGATCTCTTTAATATTAAAGATAGCCTCATGAGGCGGCTTCAGCAGATCTTCCAGATCGGGACCATCAATATATTCCATCTCAATAAACGGGAACGAACCGCTTTCGGTAATACCCGAATTAAGGATCTTAACCACATTGGGGTTAGGTTCTTCGTTTACCTTTTTTAATTTTTCGACCTCATTCTGGAAATTACGAAAATTTTTATCGTCGGTACTTTCGGTATGAATAGGTGTTGGCAGGAGTTTTACCGCGGTAATTATAGGCCCATAACGGCGACCTTTATAAACAGAGCCCTGACCGCCCGTTCGTAAAGCCCCCATGTTTTCCAAACCTTCGGTAATAGTAAATACTTTGCTCATTGAGTTATACTTGGGGAATGAGTATTCGTGACAAATATTAAAAACTTTTTACTCAACATAACGCAGGCATTAGTGTTTGGTATAAAAATATAAAAAAAAGTTCGGCAAATCTGAACCTTGATTTGCCTGATTAAAGGATTACATGATGTAAATATCAACCATTATTTGCTTGATATAAAGATTAGAAATATGATTTAACTATCATGGGCATCCTTAAATCCTAAAAATCATGGTTCCTTATTGAACAATTATCTCATCCACCATTAACCAAGCCTTTGCTCCGGCGATGTACTCGCCCGGCGGAATAATGCCTTTGTTGGTTGCTTTTACCCTGATGTAACGTGCCTGCTGTATTTTGATATTGGCTCGCACCGCGTTGATGCCATTATCCGGGAAATCTGTTTGCCGGTAAACCTCGGTGTAGTTAGTACCATCGGCCGATACCTCAAAGGTTAGCAGTGTAGGTTCCCACATTTTTTGCCAGTGGTATTTTAATATATTGATCCCTAATTTCGATACGTTTTGCATCGATCCCAAATCAACCACGGCTTCCAAGTCATCCCCACTGAAGCCGTACCACTGTCCATCATTATAAAGCTTACTGCCGAAAACACCGTTTACCAAACCAAATGTATTGCCGGGATTATAGCCCCCCTGCGGCTGGTTTTTAAGTGTTACCGTTTTGCCAATGGCCTGATGAATAGTAAACGATTTTTCATAAACGCGCCCAACCTGTTTATCTTTCATAAAAACTGCCGCTTTAATCGATCCGGTTGAAGCAACAATGATAGGGCCGCCGTATTCTTTGGCATTTACCCCAGGGTCAGTACCATCTGTAGTATAAAATATTTTAGCACCGGGTAAAGTTGTTTGCAGATTTAGGGCTACCTGATGATCCGCTGTTTCGGCTACAGAATCGGTGATCTCGTCATAAACTTCAGCGGCGTTTATATTCAGATTGAGTAACGGTTGATGATACCTCAGTCGTTTTAAAAAGCCATCATAGTTTTTACTTTGCTTTGGGCTCCAGGCTACTTCGGCCAAAGCCAGCATTCGGGGAAATAACTGCCGCTCAGCTTGCGCCGGACTGGCCATGTATTCGCTCCAGGCATTGGCTTGTACACCTTTTATATATTTAGCTTCCTCGCCATTGAGCTCGTTGGTTACGGGCTCGTAATTATAAACTTTGCCTAATGGCGTGTAACCGCCGCCGGATAATGGCTCAGCCGGATAAAGCGACTGGTAATAGTCCAAGTACACATATTTTTCGGGCGTCATGATGGCTTCATGATGCTGTTTGGCGGCAGCTATCCCGCCCTCCTCGCCCGTCCAGCTCATTACGGTTGCGCCGGGTGTAAGTCCTCCCTCCAATATCTCGTCCCAGCCAATGATCTGCCTGCCTTTGCTGTTCAGGTATTTCTCCATCCGGCCGATGAAATAGCTTTGCAGTTCTTTTTCATCTTTCAGATGCTCATCTTTAATACGTTTTTGGCATTTGGGACAGGCTTTCCATTTGGTTTTAGGGCATTCATCACCACCGATATGGATGTATTTTGAAGGGAACAAAGGCAACACCTCATCCATTACGTTTTGTAAAAAAGTAAAAGTTTCGTCGTTACCGGCACAATACACATCATCAAAAATGCCCCAGTAAGTGGCTGCTTTATACGGTCCGCCGGTACAGCCCAATTGTGGGTAAGCGGCCAGTGCTGCTAATGCATGGCCCGGCATTTCAATTTCCGGGATCACGGTGATATGTCTTTGGGTAGCATATTTTACAATATCTTTTACCTCGTCCTGCGTGTAATAGCCGCCATAGCGTTTACCATCAAACCTGTGCGGACTATCTTTTTTATGGCCGATGATGGTTTCATCGCGGTAAGCAGATACGCTTTGCAGCAAAGGATATTTCTTTATTTCGATGCGCCAGCCCTGATCATCAGTAAGGTGCCAATGGAAGGTATTGATCTTGTACAATGCCAGCAGGTCTATCCATTTTTTTATGGTCTGAGGATCGAAAAAATGGCGGCTTACGTCAAGGTGCATGCCCCGGTAGGCAAAACGGGGGTAATCGGTAATGGAGTAACCTTTAACCGCTATTTCACTTTTATTGATATCCAACAATTGAACAAGCGATTGCAAGCCATAAAAAACACCAGCCTCGTCATGCCCTGTGATGGTTATTCTATGAGGTTTAACTTCTAAGGTATATCCTTCAGGTTGGCTAACGCGTTTCGGATTGATCTGAAGCCACAAATTTGAAGCAGCCATCTTGTGATTTACAAACGGCGTAGTTTTATGAATATCTCTTACCAAACGTATATAATCCTTAAAAAAGGTAACATTACTTGCACTTATGCCAGGCCCTAAACCAATTTTAAATTCCCGGGAAAATACATAAGTAATATTATCACTTTTTATTTTGACCGGCTGGGGGATAATGCCCTGTGTTCCGGTCTGCGCTTTACCTGGCAAAACAAAGCCAATACACAACAGAATTAAAGCAACAATTTTTATGCGTTTGCGCGAGGGTAAGCTATAACTGATCATCAAAAGTAAATGTAAAACCGAATATACTTTTTTTGATGATGGAAAGGGAAGAATCTCGTTAAAACGTTTTTTGTAGAGACACGTTACATGCGTCTTACAGACAGGTACGGTATAGGAGACGAATGTGATGCGTCTCTACATTAATAAAACGGTATACTTATGATCCTATCGCTTTCCTGTAATTACGAAGCGCCCGGATGATCGACATTACAATTTCATGCTGTCCCTCGTCCGAATTTAGATATTCTTCTTCTTCAGGATTATTGATAAAACCTGTTTCTATGAGTACAGCGGGCATAGCACTATGGGCCAGCACCAATACGCCCTGTTCCTTTACGCCATTGCTCTCGCGCCCATCTACCCCGGTAAATTCGTCGTCAAGCAAATCGCCGAAACGGATGCTTTGCTTACGGTATTTCTGAATATAGGCGTTAAGGATAATGAGATTAGAGGGATCGCTTTCGTCATAGCTCTCGTAATTTTGCTTGTAATCCTTTTCCTGGAAAATAGAAGAGTTTTCACGCACAGCTTCTTCCTGTTCTTTAAGGCGATGGAAACCGTATACCAGCAAAAGCACTCCTTTTTGCTTATGCGCACGGGCAGCGGTACCCTCCGGCGACGAGTTACAGTGGATGGAGATAAACAAATTGCCATGATTTTGATTGGCAATAGCCGACCGCTGGTTTAATGGAATAAAAGTATCGTCGGTACGGGTAAGGATAGATTTTACATCGGTGATGGCTGTATCCAATGCTGCCTTGAGTTTCAGGGCTATCGATAACGTTACATTTTTCTCAAACGAATGCGAGCCGCGTGCACCGGCATCCTTACCGCCATGCCCGGCATCTATAACAACCGTTTTAAACTTAAATGTTGAAACAGCAGCCGGTATAGTATCTTTTTGCTGCGCGAATGAACTTTGAAACAAAAACAACAGGATGGTTATCCCCAGGAAAGCGGTGTATCTCATTTCTTAACCGCCTTTTTACTGCATTTTGGGCAAAGGCCCTGAGCGTACAAAGTAAAGCCATGCGGCTCAAAACCTACCGGAAGATTGATAGCAGGCAGGTTCAGATCATTTAAACAATATACATTTTTGCATTGGGTACAATTAAAATGCAGGTGCTCATCATGATGATCGTGCTCGTTGCAGTTTGATGAGCACAGCGCGTAATTTGCCGTCCCGTCAAGATCAAATACTTTGTGAATAATTCCCTTCTCTTCAAAAGCGTTAAGGATCCGGTAAAGGGTAACCCTGTCGATATCATGCATCAGGCTTTCCAGATCGGGCTGGGAGGTAGCCGTATGCCTTGACGACATCATTGATAAAACCCGCAATCGTGGCGCGGTTTTTTTCAGGTGATGCTTATCAAGCAAATGCTCAAAATGATGGATATCCCGGGTTTGTGTCATGTATTAATCAGGTCTTTATTTTTATAAGGCCGCTAATTTAATAATGGTACGTATAATATGCGCTATTAGTTGCCGGCTTTTATAACGGTATTTTTTATTGGCTTAGTATGATGCTTAGATATCAAAACGTTATGCTTTTCATGATTGCAAGCCGGGCTCAAAAAGCAATTGAATATCAAAAATGCATAAAAGAATTTCCTGTGGCTCTTGTCCATTATTCAACTTTTTTCAGTTTATAAGTTTTATGATCATGGCTGCAGGCTCCTGTATACTTATAGTTTACATAATGCGCGGCAGCTATCAATAAACCTCCAAATGGAACAATCATCGCCTCAGTTTTTCCTGTAGCCAACCCGTGCCCGCTCATAATGATAGCAAAACCCAAAACCAGCATGATTAAGGGCATAGTACGGTGGTGGGTACGCCTGTATGATAAGCCTATGGAATATACACCTATAGCCAATGCAAAAATGATCATCCCCCACTCTACCCAGGCATTGGCCAAAAAACCAAGCCCAACGAGGGGCAAACTGGTAAACAACAAAGGCACAACCGCACAATGAACGGCACAAAGTGTTGACGCGGTTATACCGATATTATCCAGCCGGGGCGAAAGCTTTTGAAAATCCATGACGCAAATATAAATAAGTTAATGCAACAAAATTGCATCTGATTTTATTATACTTGCGACAGCTTCTTAAATTAACAAATACCTGACAATTACTTAATATTAATCAGCAAACCGTATTTTTGCGGCCTTATAATAAAAATACAGTTTGAATTTATCCCGCATTTATCATATAAAACAACTTTGGCAAAGCGCTTACAATACCAAGGCCAGCAGGCTTAAATTATTGAGCGCCACTATTGTCATAGTTACTATCATCAACCTGCTACCCTCATTTTTTAAGTACATTGAACGCCGCACAGATGGCGTTGTATTGCACGATTGGGTATTGGCCCATTTGCCATCTTACGATCTTTCGGTACCGATTTTTATACTCATCTGGAGTATGGGCCTGCTCATGATGTGGCGAGGATTATATAACCCAAGGGTATGCATCAGCTACATCTGGACGCTGAACCTTGTTTGCATAGCACGTTTTGTTACCATCAGTTTGGTAAAGCTTAATCCACCGGTTGGGCTCGTCCCTCTTATTGATCCGAGTACCAGCGTTTTTTACGGACATACGTTTATCACTAAAGACCTGTTTTTTTCGGGCCATACAGCAACCATGGTACTGGTATACCTGCACCTGCAAAAACCTGTTGATAAACTAATCGCCCTAATTTGCGCTATAGTATTAGTAGTGTTGTTACTCATACAGCACATTCATTATACTATTGACGTTGTTGCCGCACCATTTTTTGTATATGGTTGCTGGAGATTGGTTAAGTGGCTTGGACTGGATTAAATTACTCGATAACCCGTCATCCTGAACTTGTTTCAGGATCCCACAAGCCAGGTTTACTCCTTGCAAATCGGCTTAGCGAGTGAGGTGCCGAAATAAATTCGGCATGACGAAATTTTGAATTTCACTCCCATCCATTTACCAGATGCATACTGTCCTTTAAATCACCGTATAGTTTTTTGAATACCGGGAACATTTTGCTGTAAAGCGTGTGGTTATCAATATTAGGTTCAATAAATTCCTGCTGCTCCACCCGGGTGAGCGTTGCATAACTTTCAGGATATAATACGCGTGCTGCGAGGTAAATTGCGCCCAATGCCGATGAATCTTCAGACTGGAGTACAGCCAGCTTTTTACCTGTGATATCAGCCAAAATCCGCGTCCACACCGCCGAACTGGTAAAACCGCCGCTGATATTTACCTGAGTAATTTCACCCGAGGCATCTTCCAGTGTTTTAAGTACATCGTTCAGCGCAAAACAGATGCCCTCCAATCCTGCGCGTAAAAAGTGCGAACGGGTGTGTGCCGGTTTGATATTAAAGAAAGTACCGCTGGTTTTGGTGTCCCAAAGCGGGGCACGTTCGCCGTACAGGTAAGGTAAAAATATCAGTCCGTTACTACCTGCCGGTACGGATGCGATCTCAGCAAACAAAGCATCGTAATCGGTAGCAGTAAGGTTTTCCTTCTGCAAAAAGTTTTTCAGCAACCAATTTACCGCTATCCCGCCGTTATTTACGGCACCGCCACAAACATAAGTTTGTTCGTCCAGCAGATAGTTAAAAATCATGGCTTCGTAATTGTAAACCGGCTTTGGGTTGGTAACCCGTACCGCGCCACTGGTGCCAATGGTAAGCGCGGCCACACCGGGGCTATTTGTATGGCTGCCCAGGTTAGCACATGCACCATCGCTCGCGCCGATCACGAATGGCGTATCAGCATTGATACCGGTCAATGAAACAACTTCGGGCTTAACATCCTTACGATAATAAGTAGTATTAACCGGGATAGATAACTTTGCGGTTGTAATGCCCGTTACCCTCATAGCCTCCTCGTTCCACTCTTTTTTTACAATATCAAACAAACCTGTTGCTGAAGCTATGGAGTAATCCACCTCAAAAACACCAAAAAGCCTGAACCAGATAAACTCTTTTATCGAAATAAATTTGTGCGCCGCTTCAAAAACATCGACCCGGTTAGCACGCAGCCACAGCAACTTATTTAAAGGCGACATAGCATGAATAGCTGTACCACAGTTATGATATAATGATGCGCCTTGCTCAGTTTTCCTCAAAGCCTGCGCTATGTTCTCGCTCCGGGCATCGGCCCAGGTTATCATAGGTAGTAGTGCTTCGCCATGCTCATTAACAGGAATAATACTGTGCATGGCGCTGCTCAAACTTACAGCCCGTGGAGCCGCTCCTAATTTGGCGGTAATACCAGCAAGGCATTTTACAAAAGCATCCCAGATCAACAGTGGATCCTGCTCGCTGTAACTAGGTTCAGGACTGTTTATAGGATAATGATTGGATACCGTACCCAATGGTTCGCCCATTAAACTAATAGCTACGGCCTTAGTACTGCCCGTGCCAATATCAATCCCTAAAATATATGCTTGCATGGTGATGTATTTTACGCCAAAATAATAAACAGAACCGGGATTGTCTGAATCAGAATTGTCTGAATTATGTCTGAACTCGAATTAAACGAATTTATAGAATCACCAGAAATTAAAAAATTCGATAAATTCATTTCATTCGTTAATTCCGGTTCAGACAATCCCGGTTCAGACAAAATCAACGGTCAAAACCGACAGCAGGGGACAGTTCGGGTATATTTATTATCTACATTAGCCTTACCAATATAAACCAATTAGAGAATATGCAAGTAATTTTAGGGGTCATCTTTCATTTTATCGGTGGCTTTGCTTCGGGGAGCTTTTACATCCCCTACAAAAAAATAAAAGGCTGGGCCTGGGAAAGCTACTGGATAGTAGGTGGCATTTTTTCATGGCTTATTGTACCACCGCTGGCGGCATGGCTAACTATACCGGGTTTCGCGGATATTATAAGCCATACCGATACGGCAACCCTCGGTTGGACATACCTTATGGGATTGTTATGGGGTGTTGGTGGCTTAACATACGGACTTGGCGTACGCTATTTAGGAGTGTCATTAGGGAGCACCATTATCCTGGGTTTATGCTCAGTTTTTGGGTCGATAATCCCATCGGTGTATTACGATTTTTTCCCGAAAGAAGGGAAAGACACTTTTACCCTAATGCTGCATACCCAATGGGGGCAGATGGTTTTACTGGGCATTTTACTTTGCGTAGTGGGAATCATTATATGTGGTAAAGCCGGCACAATGAAAGAGAAAGAACTATCAGCCGATAAAACTATAGCGCAGGAAAACAAAGATTACCGATTTGGTTTGGGTATTGTGGTAGCAATAATATCAGGTATACTTAGCGCCTGTTTCAATTTTGGTATCGAAGCCGGTAAAACCATGGCCGATACAGCTAACCATGCGTGGCAGGCTGGGCATCCGGGGCAAGGTAATTTTCTCTATGCCAATAATGTGACCTATATTATTATTCTTTGGGGCGGCCTTACCACTAACTTTATATGGTGCATGGTGCTAAACACCCGCAACAAAACGTTTGATAATTATACCGATAAAAAAACACCATTGCTTAAAAACTATCTGTTTGCGGCATTAGCCGGTACTACCTGGTTTTTACAATTCTTTTTTTACGGCATGGGCGAAAGCAAAATGGGTAACGGCGCAAGCTCGTGGATCTTGCACATGGCATTCATTATCCTGATAGCCAATACCTGGGGGCTTGTTCTTAAAGAATGGAAAGGTGTAAGTAAAAAAGCCTTCGCAACTGTAATAGCGGGTATAGCAGTCATTGTACTATCGGTGCTGGTTGTAGGCTACGGAAATTCAATTAAATAACAATCAAAATAAATCAATAATTCATTAACTCAACAATTCAGTAATTAAACATATGTCTGTCAAAACAACACAATTTAAGCATGTAAGCTACCTTTGGGATGATGCTACAGCCGCCGAACTGGAAGGCGATGAAGTTGCCCTGCTTATATACCGTTCAAACCTTTTGGGTGCCGATTTGCGCCTTACCAACTATGGTGGTGGGAATACCTCATGCAAACTGATGAGCAAAGACCCGCTTACCGGTAATGAGGTTGAAGTGATGTGGATTAAAGGATCGGGCGGTGATATTGGTACGCTGAAAAAAAGCGGTCTCGCGGCCCTTTATGTTGATCGTTTACGCAGCCTGAAAAATATCTATCGCGGGGTTGAATTTGAAGATGAGATGGTTGAACTGTTCAATCACTGCATTTACGATCTCAACTCAAAAGCGCCATCAATTGATACGCCGTTACACGGCTTCCTGCCATTTAAACATATCGATCACCTGCACCCGGATGCAGCCATTGCAATCGCGGCAGCAAAAGATGGTAAAAAGATAACTCAAGAGCTTTTTAACGGTACAATCGGTTGGGTTGAATGGAAAAAACCCGGCTTTGAACTTGGCCTGCAATTAAAACAATGTTTGGATGAAAATCCGGGTATCCGTGGCATTATGCTGGGCTCGCACGGTTTATTTACCTGGGGCGATACCGCTTACGAAAGCTACATGAATACCCTTGAGGTTATTGAGCGTTGTGCAGAATATCTTGAAGAAAACTACGGCAAAAAAGCCCCTGTTTTTGGCGGACAAAAAGTTGAAAGCCTTGACGAATCTGCCCGTAAAAAACAAGCTGCGGCCCTTGCACCAGTATTACGCGGCTTTTGCTCAAGCTACAGGCACATGGTAGGTCACTTTACGGATGATGCCCGCGTATTGGAGTTTATCAATTCAAATGATCTTGATCGCTTAGCACCGCTGGGTACCAGTTGTCCGGATCACTTCCTGCGTACCAAGATCAGTCCGCTGGTACTTGACCTTGCACCGGGTGAAGACCTGAGCGATGTTACTGCTTTAAAAGCACGTTTAGCCCCGGCATTTGAGGCCTACCGCCAAATGTATACCGATTATTACAATACCTGCAAACATGATAACAGCCCAGCTATCAGGGATACCAACCCGGTAATTATCCTGTATCCGGGTGTAGGTTTGTTCTCTTTCTCGAAAGACAAACAAACAGCCCGTGTTGCCGCCGAGTTTTATACTAACGCCATCAACGTAATGAAAGGTGCTGAGGCAATTTCTGAATACACCTCTCTCCCACGCCAGGAAGCTTTTGATATCGAATATTGGTTATTGGAAGAAGCCAAATTACAGCGTATGCCTAAGCCCAAAGCCCTATCGGGTAAAATCGCCCTGATTACCGGCAGCGCAGGCGGCATTGGTAAAGCTATCGCCAAAAAATTTGTCGACGAGGGCGCGGTTGTTATTTTAAATGACATGAACGCCGAGCGTTTGGATGGTGCGGGCGAAGAGTTCAAAAAACAATATGGCAAAGATTCATACACTACTGCCATACTTGATGTTACCAAAGCCGATCAGATCAACGAAGCCCTTGAAATTGCTGCTTTAGCTTTTGGCGGGGTTGATATTGTGGTAAACAATGCCGGTTTATCTATCTCTAAATCAATTGCCGATCATACCGAAAAAGATTGGGACCTGTTGTATGATGTATTAGTGAAAGGTCAGTTCTTCATTACCCAGGCTGCTGTAGCTGTGATGAAAAAACAAGACATTGGCGGTGATATCATTAACATTGTAAGTAAAAACGCTTTGGTCAGCGGACCGAACAATGCTGGCTATGGTTCGGCAAAATCAGCCCAGTTACATCTGAGCAGGTTGAACGCTGCTGAGCTTGGTACCGATAAGATCCGTGTGAACGTGGTTAACCCGGATGCCGTAATCAGCGACAGCAATATTTGGGCCGGCGGATGGGCCGAAGGTCGTGCTAAAGCTTATGGCGTTACTGTTGAAGAGCTACCTGCTTACTACGCTAAACGTACTTTATTAAACGAGGTAATTTTACCCGCCGATATTGCTAACGCTTGTTTCGCCTTTACCGGCGGCTTGCTCAACAAATCAACCGGCAACGTGTTGAATGTTGATGGTGGCGTGGCCATGGCCTTTGTAAGATAGATCATGGTTAATAGATCATGGTTCATGGTCTTAGCTTAAAGACTTACGAAGTTTTAAAAACTTCGTAAGTCTGGTTAATCGTTTAGCTTTAAAGAAAATAAAACCATGTCATTGCGAGCGATAGCGTGGCAATCGCACGGAAGCGTGGCCACCATGCGTAGCCACTCTGTATAGCATGCGATTGCTTCGTTCCTCGCAATGACATATTTATAAATTTAGCAAGTTCAAGCATGGACGCTCAAACCTGCTCATATAACTAATAACCAATACCAATTATGCAGTTAGAAAAATATAAAATTGATGAAGCCAATCATCAACAGTTGAAAGATCATCAGCGCAAGTTTGATTTTGTTGCCGGTGATGTGAAAAACCTGGATACTATCCTGCAAAAACTGATCGATTTTAATATCGCTATACCAAGCTGGGCTTTAGGTACGGGTGGCACACGTTTCGGCAGGTTTTCGGGTGGTGGTGAGCCCCGCAGCCTGGAAGAAAAGATAGAAGACGTAGGTTTAATCCATGCACTTAACCGCAGCAGTAACTCCATATCATTGCATATTCCATGGGATATCCCATCTAACGCTTCGGCTATCAAAGCGCATGCAGCTCAATTGGGTTTGCATTTTGACGCGGTTAACTCCAATACATTTCAGGATCAACCGGATCAGGAATTTAGCTACAAATTTGGCTCGCTTCACCATGTGGACAAAGCGGTACGCAAACAGGCTGTAGCCCACAATATCGAGGTAATTAAATACGGCGTTGAGCTTGACTCCAAAGCATTATCGGTTTGGCTGTCGGACGGATCCAATTTCCCCGGTCAGCTGAATATGCGTGGCGCTTTTGAACGTACTTTGGAAAGCTTACAGGAAATTTATGATGCCCTGCCCGATGACTGGAAAGTTTGGGTTGAGTACAAACCTTACGAGCCAAACTTCTACTCAACCACTATAGGTGATTGGGGGCAATCATACTTATTGTCGTCTAAATTGGGCCAAAAAGCACAAACCCTGGTTGACTTGGGGCACCACTTACAGGGCGCGAATATTGAGCAGATAGTTTCATTGCTGTTGATGGAAGGAAAGCTTGCAGGTTTCCACTTTAACGATTCAAAATATGGCGATGATGACCTTACCGTTGGCAGCATCAACCCATACCAGTTGTTCCTGATCTTTAACGAACTGGTTGAAGGCATGGACGCCCGAGGCATGACACACGCTACCTCTATAGGCTGGATGATCGATGCATCACACAACATTAAAGATCCGATTGAAGATCTGCTGCAATCTGTTGAGGCTATTAAGATAGCTTATGCACAAGCCCTTTTAGTTGATACTCCTGCCTTGGTACAGGCACAACAAGATAATGATGTAGTGCTGGCCCAGGAAATATTACAACAGGCTTATCGCACCGATGTTCGTTCGCTATTGGCCGAGGCCCGTTTAAGGGCAGGCGGCGCGTTAAACCCGCTGGCTGTTTACAGACAGCAAACCATCAGGCAGCAACTGATTAACGAAAGAGGAGCTAAAGCAGTATCAACCGGATTGTAAGCCTATGGAGCCAATACCCGTTATTGCCGTTTTTGATGTGGGTAAAACCAACAAGAAGCTGTTCCTGTTCGATCAGAACTACAAGATAGT includes:
- a CDS encoding serine/threonine protein kinase, whose protein sequence is MSKVFTITEGLENMGALRTGGQGSVYKGRRYGPIITAVKLLPTPIHTESTDDKNFRNFQNEVEKLKKVNEEPNPNVVKILNSGITESGSFPFIEMEYIDGPDLEDLLKPPHEAIFNIKEIIKLADQLANALSHCHKVSVKHGDIKSNNVKFNVHTGNYVLLDFGLSAMSDDQRRTSIRHAGAIEFMAPEQNEGLMYFQTDVYSYGIILYELIGGQVPFPLKDNGETARTAVMLAHMEAEVPDVMELRRKNLPESWSEEQKEMQMQVPAWLLKVVAKCLQKDVSNRYANGIELQEALMQGSIGAISPTHPDESWNTEVLLKENERLQGLVLYYQENENKQPAQVINNAPVDNKAVRMSKPIFVLFMILLCGFTVFSAVVMDKFGGRIYHGVVNRLFKSSKKQTDSAANNKTILPEKKDSVTQQPKANDFRDESNIPPEVDSTADSILRNIQRAKQQKQDTQFYRDSVKRADTSNLNF
- a CDS encoding family 20 glycosylhydrolase, which translates into the protein MISYSLPSRKRIKIVALILLCIGFVLPGKAQTGTQGIIPQPVKIKSDNITYVFSREFKIGLGPGISASNVTFFKDYIRLVRDIHKTTPFVNHKMAASNLWLQINPKRVSQPEGYTLEVKPHRITITGHDEAGVFYGLQSLVQLLDINKSEIAVKGYSITDYPRFAYRGMHLDVSRHFFDPQTIKKWIDLLALYKINTFHWHLTDDQGWRIEIKKYPLLQSVSAYRDETIIGHKKDSPHRFDGKRYGGYYTQDEVKDIVKYATQRHITVIPEIEMPGHALAALAAYPQLGCTGGPYKAATYWGIFDDVYCAGNDETFTFLQNVMDEVLPLFPSKYIHIGGDECPKTKWKACPKCQKRIKDEHLKDEKELQSYFIGRMEKYLNSKGRQIIGWDEILEGGLTPGATVMSWTGEEGGIAAAKQHHEAIMTPEKYVYLDYYQSLYPAEPLSGGGYTPLGKVYNYEPVTNELNGEEAKYIKGVQANAWSEYMASPAQAERQLFPRMLALAEVAWSPKQSKNYDGFLKRLRYHQPLLNLNINAAEVYDEITDSVAETADHQVALNLQTTLPGAKIFYTTDGTDPGVNAKEYGGPIIVASTGSIKAAVFMKDKQVGRVYEKSFTIHQAIGKTVTLKNQPQGGYNPGNTFGLVNGVFGSKLYNDGQWYGFSGDDLEAVVDLGSMQNVSKLGINILKYHWQKMWEPTLLTFEVSADGTNYTEVYRQTDFPDNGINAVRANIKIQQARYIRVKATNKGIIPPGEYIAGAKAWLMVDEIIVQ
- a CDS encoding N-acetylmuramoyl-L-alanine amidase, yielding MRYTAFLGITILLFLFQSSFAQQKDTIPAAVSTFKFKTVVIDAGHGGKDAGARGSHSFEKNVTLSIALKLKAALDTAITDVKSILTRTDDTFIPLNQRSAIANQNHGNLFISIHCNSSPEGTAARAHKQKGVLLLVYGFHRLKEQEEAVRENSSIFQEKDYKQNYESYDESDPSNLIILNAYIQKYRKQSIRFGDLLDDEFTGVDGRESNGVKEQGVLVLAHSAMPAVLIETGFINNPEEEEYLNSDEGQHEIVMSIIRALRNYRKAIGS
- a CDS encoding Fur family transcriptional regulator, whose protein sequence is MTQTRDIHHFEHLLDKHHLKKTAPRLRVLSMMSSRHTATSQPDLESLMHDIDRVTLYRILNAFEEKGIIHKVFDLDGTANYALCSSNCNEHDHHDEHLHFNCTQCKNVYCLNDLNLPAINLPVGFEPHGFTLYAQGLCPKCSKKAVKK
- a CDS encoding MerC domain-containing protein, coding for MDFQKLSPRLDNIGITASTLCAVHCAVVPLLFTSLPLVGLGFLANAWVEWGMIIFALAIGVYSIGLSYRRTHHRTMPLIMLVLGFAIIMSGHGLATGKTEAMIVPFGGLLIAAAHYVNYKYTGACSHDHKTYKLKKVE
- a CDS encoding phosphatase PAP2-related protein — its product is MNLSRIYHIKQLWQSAYNTKASRLKLLSATIVIVTIINLLPSFFKYIERRTDGVVLHDWVLAHLPSYDLSVPIFILIWSMGLLMMWRGLYNPRVCISYIWTLNLVCIARFVTISLVKLNPPVGLVPLIDPSTSVFYGHTFITKDLFFSGHTATMVLVYLHLQKPVDKLIALICAIVLVVLLLIQHIHYTIDVVAAPFFVYGCWRLVKWLGLD
- a CDS encoding gluconokinase, which codes for MQAYILGIDIGTGSTKAVAISLMGEPLGTVSNHYPINSPEPSYSEQDPLLIWDAFVKCLAGITAKLGAAPRAVSLSSAMHSIIPVNEHGEALLPMITWADARSENIAQALRKTEQGASLYHNCGTAIHAMSPLNKLLWLRANRVDVFEAAHKFISIKEFIWFRLFGVFEVDYSIASATGLFDIVKKEWNEEAMRVTGITTAKLSIPVNTTYYRKDVKPEVVSLTGINADTPFVIGASDGACANLGSHTNSPGVAALTIGTSGAVRVTNPKPVYNYEAMIFNYLLDEQTYVCGGAVNNGGIAVNWLLKNFLQKENLTATDYDALFAEIASVPAGSNGLIFLPYLYGERAPLWDTKTSGTFFNIKPAHTRSHFLRAGLEGICFALNDVLKTLEDASGEITQVNISGGFTSSAVWTRILADITGKKLAVLQSEDSSALGAIYLAARVLYPESYATLTRVEQQEFIEPNIDNHTLYSKMFPVFKKLYGDLKDSMHLVNGWE